In Perognathus longimembris pacificus isolate PPM17 chromosome 3, ASM2315922v1, whole genome shotgun sequence, a single window of DNA contains:
- the Crtc1 gene encoding CREB-regulated transcription coactivator 1 isoform X7, which produces MTPTPPDSFTASSQDAHQKRVLLLTVPGMEGSTSEADKNLSKQTWDTKKAGSRPKSCEVPGINIFPSADQESTASLMPTTHNTGGSLPDLSNIHFPSPLPTPLDPEEPAFPAFPTLSGTRSPDSSLTHPGLGSSQGMSTPSSSPQHQPAGVNPLSLSTEARRQQPQQVSPTLSPLSPITQAVAMDALSLEQQLPYTFFAQGGSQQPPPPQPQPPPPPPPASQQQPPPPPSQVSVGLPPGGPLMPSASLTRGPQLPPLAVTTPSSLPQSPPETSAQTSMGIDVASAPALQQYRTSAGSPANQSPTSPVSNQGFSPGSSPQHTSGLAGVFGDSYYEQQMAARQANALSHQLEQFNMMESTLSSSGLYSPGAALSYSQAAMMGLTGSHGSLHDAPQLGYASHSSIPNIILTVTGESPPSLSKELTGSLAGVSDVSFDADSQFPLDELKIDPLTLDGLHMLNDPDMVLADPATEDTFRMDRL; this is translated from the exons ATGACACCCACCCCGCCAGACTCCTTCACAGCCTCCTCCCAGGATGCACACCAGAAAAGAG TCCTCCTGCTGACCGTCCCAGGAATGGAGGGCTCCACATCAGAGGCAGACAAGAACCTTTCCAAGCAGACGTGGGACACCAAAAAG GCAGGATCCAGGCCCAAGTCCTGTGAGGTCCCTGGGATCAA CATCTTCCCATCTGCGGACCAAGAGAGCACTGCATCCCTGATGCCCACCACCCACAACACTGGGGGATCCCTGCCTGACTTGAGCAACATCCACTTCCCTTCACCTCTGCCCACGCCGCTGGACCCCGAGGAGCCCGCCTTCCCCGCCTTCCCTACTCTCAGTGGCACCAGGAGCCCAGACTCCAGCCTCACACATCCGGGCCTCGGCTCCAGCCAAG gAATGAGTACTCCCAGCTCCTCTCCACAGCACCAGCCGGCCGGCGTTAACCCCCTGTCCCTGAGTACAGAGGCCAGGCGGCAGCAGCCCCAGCAGGTGTCACCCACTCTGTCCCCACTGTCACCCATAACTCAG GCTGTGGCCATGGATGCACTGTCTCTGGAGCAGCAGCTGCCTTACACATTCTTCGCCCAGGGCGGCTCCCAGCAGCCGCCCCCGCCGCAGCCACagcccccgccacccccgccgCCCGCCTCTCAGCAgcagccgcccccacccccctcccaggtGTCCGTCGGCCTCCCTCCAGGCGGACCCCTGATGCCCAGTGCCAGCCTCACGCGGGGCCCGCAGCTGCCCCCGCTGGCTGTCACCACGCCGTCTTccctcccccagtcccccccagAGACCTCGGCCCAGACCTCCATGGGGATTGACGTGGCCTCG GCACCTGCTCTGCAGCAGTACCGCACCAGTGCCGGCTCCCCGGCCAACCAGTCACCCACCTCGCCTGTCTCCAACCAAGGCTTCTCACCCGGAAGCTCCCCACAG CACACCTCCGGCCTGGCTGGCGTGTTTGGGGACTCCTACTATGAGCAGCAGATGGCGGCCCGGCAGGCCAATGCACTGTCCCATCAG CTGGAGCAGTTCAATATGATGGAAAGCACTCTCAGCTCCAGCGGCCTCTACAGCCCCGGAGCTGCGCTCAGCTACTCACAAGCAGCCATGATGGGCCTCACAGGCAGCCACGGGAGCTTGCATGATGCGCCGCAACTCGGCTATGCCAGCCACAGCAGCATCCCCAATATCATCCTCACAG TGACCGGGGAGTCTCCCCCAAGCCTGTCTAAAGAACTGACCGGCTCCCTGGCTGGGGTCAGCGATGTGAGCTTTGATGCCGACAGTCAGTTCCCTCTGGACGAGCTGAAAATCGACCCCCTGACCCTAGACGGCCTGCACATGTTGAATGACCCAGACATGGTCCTGGCTGACCCGGCCACAGAGGACACCTTCCGGATGGACCGTCTGTGA